Proteins encoded by one window of Leptospira barantonii:
- a CDS encoding nucleotide sugar dehydrogenase, which translates to MNIHKLICDTKTSLMEVYNIFNEAALENLPVGIALVVDENKKLIGTISDGDIRKAIVKHRHLDLKASDMMEPNPIYFESDLSINQIIQKLPNELLKRNRKSKKFLSKIVLVDSNRVPVRVIEYHQLWEQKVATHRHLVVIGLGYVGLTLAATLADAGFNVTGVEIDPARIKSLNEGNSYIHEVGLEELIREVINKNFFVSDKIPANGDVFIITVGTPIKKGTKEPDLSYIYDACEKVGHSIRRGSLVILRSTIPVGVSRTIVLKKIEQISGLKCGVDFHLAFAPERTAEGRALKELRSLPQIIGGFDSDSVEATAAIFRDLTNTIIRVESLEAAEMVKLINNTYRDYIFAYSNQIAQIAGSYNLDVERLISAANEGYPRDRVPYPSPGVGGPCLTKDSFIFASLSDQLKFDPSVFVNSRKINESMHPYLVSQVLGALEKAGKTFKESKLLICGLAFKGEPETGDIRDSSALAVAKFLKESVGQVLVFDPVANDSDIRSEGFEVVKIPEGFNGIDCVLFLNNHKSFEKIQVFDMIRRMNENPIIYDAWRLFYSEDIVSSKKGATYLTLSMERRRNESEGV; encoded by the coding sequence TTGAATATTCATAAATTAATCTGTGATACGAAAACTTCCCTGATGGAAGTTTACAATATATTTAACGAAGCGGCCTTGGAGAATCTTCCGGTAGGAATCGCATTGGTCGTCGACGAAAATAAAAAGTTGATCGGTACGATTTCCGACGGAGATATTCGCAAGGCGATCGTAAAACATCGTCATTTGGATTTGAAAGCCTCCGATATGATGGAGCCGAATCCGATTTATTTCGAGTCTGATCTTTCGATCAATCAGATCATTCAAAAACTCCCGAACGAACTTTTAAAAAGAAATCGCAAGAGCAAAAAATTTCTGAGTAAGATCGTTCTTGTCGATTCGAATCGTGTTCCCGTTCGTGTGATCGAGTATCATCAACTCTGGGAGCAAAAAGTCGCGACACATAGACATCTTGTCGTTATCGGATTAGGCTATGTCGGTTTAACGCTCGCGGCTACCTTGGCCGACGCGGGATTCAACGTAACCGGAGTGGAGATCGATCCGGCCCGGATTAAATCCTTAAACGAAGGTAATTCATACATTCACGAAGTCGGTTTGGAAGAATTGATTCGAGAAGTCATCAATAAGAATTTTTTTGTAAGCGATAAGATTCCCGCAAACGGGGACGTTTTTATCATCACGGTCGGAACGCCGATCAAGAAGGGAACGAAAGAACCGGATCTGAGTTACATTTACGACGCCTGCGAAAAAGTCGGACACAGTATTCGTCGCGGCAGTTTGGTGATTCTTCGTTCAACGATACCGGTCGGAGTCAGTCGGACTATCGTTTTGAAAAAGATCGAACAAATCAGCGGCTTAAAGTGCGGTGTGGATTTTCATCTTGCGTTTGCTCCGGAAAGAACCGCCGAAGGTCGCGCGCTAAAAGAATTACGGAGTCTTCCTCAGATTATAGGCGGGTTCGACAGCGATTCGGTGGAAGCGACCGCGGCGATCTTTAGAGATCTTACGAATACGATTATCCGCGTGGAATCTTTGGAAGCGGCGGAAATGGTAAAGCTGATCAACAACACTTATCGAGATTATATTTTCGCTTATTCAAATCAAATCGCCCAGATTGCGGGAAGTTACAACTTAGACGTGGAACGTTTGATAAGCGCGGCTAACGAAGGATATCCACGCGACAGAGTTCCTTATCCGAGTCCCGGGGTGGGAGGTCCTTGTCTGACCAAGGATTCTTTTATATTCGCTTCCTTGTCCGATCAGTTGAAATTCGATCCCTCCGTTTTCGTGAATTCTCGAAAGATCAACGAGAGTATGCACCCTTATTTGGTAAGTCAGGTTCTCGGCGCGCTTGAAAAGGCCGGAAAGACATTCAAAGAATCTAAATTACTAATTTGTGGTCTTGCTTTTAAGGGAGAACCCGAAACCGGAGACATACGGGATTCTTCCGCGCTTGCCGTCGCAAAATTTCTGAAGGAATCCGTGGGGCAAGTTTTGGTTTTTGATCCGGTCGCGAACGATTCCGATATTCGCAGTGAAGGTTTTGAAGTCGTAAAAATTCCCGAGGGATTTAACGGAATCGATTGTGTGTTGTTTCTAAACAATCATAAATCCTTCGAGAAAATTCAAGTTTTCGATATGATTCGCAGAATGAACGAGAATCCTATCATATACGACGCGTGGAGATTGTTTTATAGCGAGGATATCGTGAGTTCGAAAAAAGGCGCGACCTACCTAACGTTGAGTATGGAACGCAGAAGAAACGAGAGCGAAGGCGTATAA
- a CDS encoding NAD(P)-dependent oxidoreductase encodes MNPKLKILVLESWNYPTFSLEELRKYGEVFLDKNDNSNKTDLILKLEPDAVFIGLGIELNARDLEKFKNLRTIITPTTGLNHIDLKACETNGIRVLSLKGEVDFLSSITSTAEHAWLLILSLFKDYKKLINNVRNDKWNRSEIDTFELSGKTIGIIGYGRLGKIVREYARAFRMRCLIYDADSMQLSQLPVEEKVELEFLLKNSDTISLMASYSPENVRMIGENEFNLMKPNVFFVNTSRGELVDESALLRSLKSGKIAGAALDVLDNDSSWNEKTPSDNPLIEYSKNNHNLAITSHVGGNSKEALLKTREFVVQKFIESIT; translated from the coding sequence ATGAATCCGAAATTAAAAATACTGGTTCTTGAAAGTTGGAATTATCCGACGTTCAGTCTTGAAGAACTGCGTAAATACGGCGAAGTTTTTTTAGATAAAAACGATAACTCGAACAAAACGGATTTGATTCTTAAGCTTGAACCCGACGCGGTCTTTATCGGACTCGGAATCGAGTTGAACGCGCGCGACTTGGAAAAATTCAAAAATCTCAGAACGATCATTACTCCCACAACGGGTTTGAATCATATCGATCTAAAAGCCTGCGAGACGAACGGTATTCGAGTCCTCAGTTTAAAAGGTGAGGTCGACTTCTTAAGTTCGATTACAAGTACGGCGGAACACGCTTGGCTTTTGATTCTTTCTCTATTCAAAGATTATAAAAAACTCATAAACAATGTCCGTAACGACAAATGGAATCGTTCCGAAATCGATACCTTTGAACTAAGCGGAAAAACGATCGGAATCATAGGCTACGGAAGATTGGGAAAAATAGTAAGAGAATACGCTCGTGCGTTTCGGATGCGTTGTCTTATCTATGACGCCGATTCCATGCAACTTTCTCAACTACCCGTTGAAGAAAAAGTCGAACTGGAGTTTCTCTTAAAAAATTCCGATACGATCAGCTTGATGGCGAGTTATTCTCCCGAAAACGTTCGGATGATCGGGGAGAATGAATTTAACCTCATGAAGCCGAACGTTTTTTTCGTAAATACTTCGAGAGGGGAGCTTGTGGACGAATCCGCTTTGCTTCGTTCTTTGAAGTCCGGAAAAATTGCGGGAGCCGCGTTGGATGTTCTCGATAACGATTCCTCTTGGAACGAGAAAACTCCTTCCGATAATCCATTGATCGAATATTCCAAAAATAACCACAATTTAGCGATTACTTCTCATGTCGGCGGTAATTCTAAAGAAGCCTTGCTCAAGACCCGCGAGTTCGTGGTTCAGAAATTTATAGAATCTATAACATAA
- a CDS encoding N-acetylneuraminate synthase family protein, translating to MTNADIIAECCQNHNGDREILKSMIHEAAKTGANYCKIQAIRSKELTHRERFDLGITENGITKTIKRPFEPEQERLKKLDLNLETEQWFVDECLRAGISPMTTVFTRDSVTDVKDMGFQAVKIASYDCSSYPLLRDVKKVWKKIYVSTGATRDAEIEYANEILEGSDYTFLHCVTIYPTPIKDLNLRRMNYLRRFTSRVGFSDHTKIADTGLTASKIALALGADCIERHFTVLGPTETKDGPVSVNPKELTELVEFSKLPKFERMERIKKEFPDWEISLGAQFRALTHEELLNRDYYRGRFASFRDGAPVYNWEDVIL from the coding sequence ATGACAAACGCAGATATCATTGCAGAGTGTTGCCAAAATCACAACGGCGATCGTGAAATTCTGAAAAGCATGATCCATGAAGCCGCGAAAACCGGCGCGAATTATTGTAAAATTCAAGCGATCCGTTCCAAAGAACTGACTCATCGAGAGAGATTCGATCTTGGGATTACCGAAAACGGAATCACTAAAACGATCAAACGTCCTTTCGAACCCGAACAAGAGCGACTGAAAAAATTGGATTTGAATCTGGAAACGGAACAATGGTTCGTCGACGAATGTTTGAGAGCCGGAATCTCTCCGATGACGACCGTTTTTACAAGAGATAGCGTTACCGACGTTAAGGACATGGGGTTTCAAGCGGTGAAAATCGCAAGTTACGATTGTTCTTCATATCCGTTACTCAGGGACGTAAAGAAGGTCTGGAAGAAAATTTACGTTTCCACCGGCGCGACCAGGGACGCAGAGATCGAATACGCGAATGAAATTTTAGAAGGAAGCGATTATACCTTTCTTCATTGTGTAACCATTTATCCGACTCCGATCAAGGATTTGAACTTAAGAAGAATGAATTATCTGAGACGATTTACGAGTCGTGTCGGATTTTCCGATCATACGAAGATCGCGGATACCGGTTTGACCGCTTCGAAGATCGCACTCGCGTTAGGCGCGGATTGTATTGAACGACATTTTACCGTGCTTGGTCCGACTGAAACAAAGGACGGTCCGGTATCGGTGAATCCGAAAGAATTAACGGAGCTGGTTGAATTTTCAAAATTGCCCAAGTTCGAAAGAATGGAAAGAATCAAAAAAGAATTTCCGGATTGGGAAATCAGTTTAGGAGCTCAATTCCGCGCTCTTACTCATGAAGAATTGTTGAATCGAGATTATTACAGAGGTCGATTCGCTTCCTTCCGAGACGGCGCTCCGGTTTATAACTGGGAAGACGTGATTCTTTAA
- a CDS encoding cytidylyltransferase domain-containing protein, which yields MKVLGVIVARGGSKGVPGKNLKPLDGIPLIRYSIDAAKNAKNLTNFIVSTDSDDIAEFAKKSGANVPFVRPADLANDVISPMYAVLHAKKFMESQGEQYDAILMLQPTAPFRKSEDIDGAISLLESSKADSVISVVDVGAYHPARMKYLEGDRLIDPPFCEAYENQRRQELKPMYIRNGAIYLTKSEILQGESFKGKDCRAWVMSWQRSVNIDTEEDFLYAEWLSTRGLIV from the coding sequence TTGAAAGTATTAGGTGTGATTGTTGCTCGGGGAGGATCGAAAGGGGTTCCCGGTAAAAACTTAAAGCCGCTGGATGGAATTCCTTTGATTCGTTATAGCATTGATGCGGCTAAAAACGCAAAAAATCTTACGAACTTCATCGTGTCCACGGACAGCGACGACATCGCTGAGTTCGCGAAAAAATCCGGAGCGAACGTTCCCTTTGTTAGACCGGCAGATTTGGCGAACGACGTAATCAGTCCGATGTATGCCGTACTTCATGCAAAAAAGTTTATGGAGTCTCAAGGCGAACAATATGACGCAATTCTAATGCTTCAACCGACCGCACCTTTTCGTAAAAGCGAGGACATTGACGGAGCGATTTCACTGCTTGAATCCAGCAAAGCGGACAGCGTCATCAGCGTGGTCGACGTCGGCGCCTATCATCCGGCGCGTATGAAGTATTTGGAAGGGGATCGTTTGATCGATCCTCCGTTTTGCGAAGCGTATGAAAATCAAAGACGCCAAGAATTGAAACCTATGTATATTCGGAACGGCGCGATTTATCTCACCAAAAGCGAGATATTGCAAGGCGAATCGTTTAAGGGAAAAGATTGTCGCGCGTGGGTGATGTCTTGGCAGAGATCCGTTAACATAGATACGGAAGAGGATTTTCTCTACGCGGAATGGTTGTCAACCAGAGGATTGATCGTTTGA
- a CDS encoding SDR family oxidoreductase — protein sequence MKRTALVIGASEGIGYACAKSLLEDGNRVCIVSRSEQKLDNAKRTLSERFPNDILSFVSDIGEPKAIHEINKFVNTTWGNVDILVNSNGGPKAGKLTTLSDEDWLQGFNTFAMPVIRAIREFSADMIKNKWGRVVTIGSIAAKEPIENLDLSNFIRSGFLGLHKSVSRDLAKHNINVHMVQPGSILTSRTKQRITQRATELGISFEESERISLSKIPKGKIGDAEEVGKLVRFLCSEQADYLTGTSINVDGGMSLSI from the coding sequence TTGAAACGTACTGCATTAGTAATTGGAGCGAGCGAGGGGATCGGTTACGCATGTGCGAAGTCCCTTCTTGAAGATGGAAATCGTGTTTGTATCGTTTCTCGGAGCGAACAAAAATTGGATAACGCCAAACGCACGTTAAGCGAACGGTTTCCGAACGATATTCTCTCCTTTGTAAGCGATATCGGCGAACCCAAAGCCATTCATGAAATCAATAAATTCGTGAATACAACCTGGGGAAACGTGGATATTTTAGTAAACAGTAACGGCGGTCCGAAGGCCGGAAAACTAACGACTTTGTCCGATGAGGATTGGTTACAGGGTTTCAATACGTTTGCGATGCCGGTCATTCGAGCGATTCGAGAATTCAGCGCCGATATGATCAAAAATAAATGGGGAAGAGTTGTGACGATCGGATCCATTGCGGCCAAAGAACCGATCGAAAATTTGGATTTATCCAATTTTATACGATCCGGTTTTTTAGGATTACACAAAAGCGTCTCAAGAGATTTAGCAAAACATAATATTAACGTTCACATGGTTCAACCGGGTTCCATTCTGACTTCCCGAACCAAACAACGGATCACTCAAAGAGCGACGGAACTCGGCATCAGTTTTGAAGAATCCGAAAGGATCAGCCTCAGTAAAATTCCCAAGGGAAAAATAGGAGACGCCGAGGAAGTCGGTAAGCTGGTTCGATTTTTATGTTCCGAACAAGCGGACTATCTTACCGGAACCTCCATCAACGTCGACGGCGGAATGAGTCTTTCCATTTAA
- a CDS encoding aminoglycoside phosphotransferase family protein translates to MKLENRDLIPLLSREYGHLGNIISVEPLQFSFHVNNQLFLIRTEDRKYILKFNQALNDFYGIEDATVKLEAIGRSTGVLRKSGMNVEETIPSINGNYVSLLNQGSLRLFHFIEGREYSVTEDKADLERLISFSKLLHSFPVSKLESEIPNIRIYLTAPYSLEETHKNKRFIQEKLEEEKGEQWRDVQENFETVFEEVERLILWNESHEKRITHVDLHPRNVIIGFDSVLSAIDLDYLRIGNPFVCLGLTFTRTTFFGKSERLAKDLENNLGFFESIYGADSKPDFAKNLLYGALYIEAEKIFRNLYRYYKTGMYRNFAEDVSKFHYQIFDIVRSIIKSKGY, encoded by the coding sequence ATGAAGCTGGAAAACCGCGATCTAATTCCACTTCTAAGTCGGGAATACGGACATTTAGGAAATATAATCTCGGTCGAACCTCTTCAGTTTTCCTTTCACGTAAACAATCAGCTTTTTCTCATCCGGACCGAGGATCGGAAATATATATTAAAGTTCAATCAAGCGTTGAACGATTTCTACGGAATCGAAGACGCAACCGTCAAACTCGAGGCGATCGGAAGATCGACCGGGGTTTTACGAAAAAGCGGAATGAATGTAGAGGAAACGATCCCTTCCATCAACGGAAACTACGTGAGTCTTTTGAATCAAGGCTCGTTACGTTTGTTTCATTTTATCGAAGGTAGGGAATACTCCGTTACGGAAGACAAAGCCGATCTCGAACGATTGATTTCGTTTTCTAAACTGTTGCATTCTTTTCCGGTTTCCAAACTGGAATCCGAAATTCCTAATATTAGAATATACTTAACCGCTCCGTATTCTTTGGAAGAAACGCATAAGAATAAAAGGTTCATTCAAGAAAAGCTCGAAGAAGAAAAAGGCGAACAGTGGCGGGACGTTCAGGAAAACTTTGAGACGGTTTTCGAGGAAGTAGAACGTTTGATTCTCTGGAACGAAAGCCATGAAAAAAGAATCACACACGTTGATCTTCATCCTCGAAATGTGATTATCGGATTTGATTCCGTTTTGTCCGCTATCGATTTGGATTACTTAAGAATAGGAAACCCGTTTGTATGTTTGGGTTTGACCTTTACAAGAACTACCTTTTTCGGAAAATCGGAGAGACTCGCAAAGGATTTGGAGAATAATCTCGGTTTTTTCGAATCCATATACGGTGCCGATTCGAAGCCGGACTTTGCGAAAAATCTTCTTTACGGTGCGCTTTATATCGAAGCCGAAAAGATATTCAGAAATCTTTATAGATATTATAAAACCGGAATGTATCGCAATTTTGCGGAAGACGTTTCAAAATTTCATTATCAGATCTTCGACATAGTTAGATCTATCATAAAAAGTAAGGGTTATTGA
- a CDS encoding fumarylacetoacetate hydrolase family protein, producing MKSLIGRVSLNGESVFVSPDLSNPEKFERLIGDYEKGFQKTGDFLLSKDVRFQIPFEAGKLIGIGKNYPSADEPEEKHISFFLMASNAPLPHLEPLVLSKRIGSLIPEGEVAVVIGKKLKNASVEEAKASILGYTICNDFSARDTTPPESNAAIRKSSDGLLPMGPFILLENGLREFDIRTYCDGNLVQQGNTRQMIHKMPDLISYISDFMTLHPFDVISTGTPGPKLKVERGTTVKVEVEDIGYLENKIV from the coding sequence TTGAAATCATTGATAGGGCGAGTAAGTTTAAACGGGGAATCCGTTTTTGTATCACCGGATCTCTCCAATCCGGAAAAATTCGAACGTCTTATCGGAGATTACGAGAAAGGTTTTCAGAAAACCGGGGATTTTTTATTATCTAAGGACGTTCGTTTTCAGATTCCGTTCGAAGCGGGAAAGTTGATCGGAATCGGAAAGAATTATCCATCGGCCGATGAACCCGAAGAGAAACACATTTCGTTTTTCTTAATGGCGAGTAACGCACCATTGCCGCACTTGGAACCTCTTGTGCTTTCCAAAAGAATCGGTTCTCTGATACCCGAAGGCGAGGTTGCCGTCGTCATCGGTAAAAAACTGAAGAATGCGAGCGTTGAAGAAGCGAAAGCTTCCATCTTAGGTTATACGATTTGCAACGATTTTTCAGCGCGGGATACCACGCCTCCTGAATCCAATGCCGCGATTCGCAAATCCTCCGATGGGTTGTTGCCCATGGGTCCGTTTATTCTATTGGAGAATGGACTTCGCGAGTTCGACATTCGAACTTATTGCGACGGAAACTTAGTGCAACAGGGTAATACGAGACAGATGATTCATAAAATGCCGGATTTGATTTCTTATATATCCGATTTTATGACGCTCCATCCTTTCGACGTTATTTCGACGGGAACTCCCGGTCCTAAACTGAAAGTCGAAAGGGGAACGACGGTCAAGGTCGAAGTGGAAGATATCGGTTATCTCGAGAATAAAATCGTTTAA
- a CDS encoding phytanoyl-CoA dioxygenase family protein, producing MKEMLLTKEEIASFETNGYLVLKPGRVFSTDQVRKLKEECDTYFPSFQSKIDPKNPPKFKTGLSGNARNYIFESSDISDFKKNYLFAKRSTVIAPKYSQNFVDALENESLLSVNGQLLGSEKLSLHNSAIACVYPGTLGEPGNFHADTSGFSDHPLRAIQSGDFMINSFVYLVDVDEENAPIRLLPKSHKRYLELNRRVAPNFRSTEHQNNIGQFNFYDEFVPEDFDQPIRVTGGAGTVVLIAGDLLHSATANVSSDKIRYTLAIWYSTRNNPNFYKDYSVYAPYCQDFIDKFKDKEIPYHTYYAHSIGFGFKLKKFLKKYFYGVFGKLSRKIKSVLSKKPKNFLIALGPWKLNQTSDPNSNQALFLNHLGFGNEEGEGKLKEFLQNHKSIKSVFLVAPNAEQFVRKYFQKDYPFFSKLPFKQYFFDESWCRYILRYFSAMISSYATEKECKEVMNESPEQFYKNLETLERKLLDRKINLTELESDIPKSRWTKTSLSAIAEKSGLKISEITEQERNQVSQNLGGEVGSWLILKFEV from the coding sequence ATGAAAGAAATGTTGTTAACAAAAGAAGAAATCGCATCTTTCGAAACGAACGGATATCTAGTATTAAAACCCGGTCGTGTATTCTCAACGGATCAGGTTCGAAAATTAAAGGAAGAATGCGATACTTATTTTCCTTCCTTTCAATCCAAGATCGATCCGAAGAATCCCCCCAAGTTCAAAACGGGGTTGAGCGGTAACGCAAGAAATTACATTTTCGAAAGTTCGGACATATCCGATTTCAAAAAGAATTATCTATTCGCAAAACGTTCGACCGTGATCGCTCCGAAGTATTCTCAGAATTTCGTCGATGCGCTTGAAAACGAAAGTTTGCTTTCGGTAAACGGACAGTTGTTGGGAAGTGAAAAGTTGAGTCTTCATAATTCCGCGATTGCATGTGTTTATCCTGGAACGCTCGGAGAACCGGGAAACTTTCACGCGGACACATCCGGCTTCTCGGATCATCCACTTCGTGCGATTCAATCCGGCGATTTTATGATTAACTCTTTCGTCTATCTGGTGGATGTGGACGAGGAAAATGCGCCGATTCGTCTTTTGCCGAAATCACATAAGAGATATCTTGAATTGAATCGACGTGTTGCGCCTAACTTTAGGTCGACCGAACATCAGAACAATATCGGTCAGTTCAACTTCTATGACGAGTTTGTTCCCGAAGATTTCGATCAGCCGATTCGTGTTACCGGCGGTGCGGGAACGGTGGTGTTGATCGCCGGAGATTTGTTGCATTCAGCGACGGCTAACGTTTCATCCGATAAGATCCGATATACTCTTGCGATTTGGTATTCAACTCGGAATAATCCGAATTTTTACAAAGACTATTCCGTATACGCTCCTTATTGTCAGGACTTTATCGATAAGTTCAAAGACAAGGAAATACCGTATCATACGTATTATGCACATTCGATCGGTTTCGGATTTAAACTCAAAAAATTCTTAAAGAAATATTTTTACGGAGTTTTCGGAAAACTTTCCCGAAAAATTAAATCCGTTCTTTCGAAAAAGCCGAAAAACTTTTTAATCGCTTTAGGACCTTGGAAGTTAAATCAAACCTCCGATCCCAATTCGAACCAGGCGCTTTTTTTAAATCATCTCGGATTCGGAAACGAAGAGGGCGAGGGAAAGTTAAAAGAATTCTTACAAAATCATAAGAGTATCAAGAGCGTTTTTCTCGTTGCGCCCAACGCGGAGCAATTCGTAAGAAAATATTTTCAAAAGGATTATCCTTTCTTTTCGAAACTTCCGTTTAAACAATACTTCTTCGACGAAAGTTGGTGCCGCTATATTCTTCGTTACTTTTCAGCGATGATCAGTTCGTATGCGACCGAAAAAGAATGCAAAGAAGTAATGAACGAGTCGCCGGAACAATTCTATAAAAATCTTGAAACCTTAGAAAGAAAACTTTTGGATCGAAAGATCAACTTAACCGAATTGGAATCAGATATTCCGAAATCACGATGGACCAAAACAAGTTTGTCGGCGATCGCTGAAAAGTCGGGGCTGAAAATTTCGGAAATAACGGAGCAGGAGAGAAACCAGGTTTCTCAAAATCTCGGTGGCGAAGTCGGCTCTTGGTTGATCCTAAAATTCGAAGTTTGA
- a CDS encoding transferase has translation MDLSTQVEISENRVLQQNQKFIRAEAVSENEIGLHSFEGRRGVIIPKETIERFSKICSESCNHLIDEIVERLHSEVGDSVPRNALAVLVRRAIFPLTHFYWNQVMRLQSSFLSEKAESISVYSFENRTEKDIQTPEEFERLITAEPEFNEFFIFYLSKIWDLHSTSNTEATLVSLNLHSKIAPKNNLFALGKGVKLGNRFIGLMERIFKRFYPFSKFPVLTFANSETALRLRGMYLFSFRLMTPKWSLSAVDKDQNLRERIFDLSKDSASLLSDFFIEMGLNEKRFLKADELFRKFLITYFPVQFLERLTENYAASSDCFFKNDRKAILSSGDGDTFSTYAIAYAKANGFKIIKAQHGGHYGYYKDNRPALDIELPATDVFLTWGWTRMHEGSQLNHIQCIPMPSPWLSERKKYWKQYRIGEPKTYDLLWMPQMMKRFVGAPQGASSIRRDVIEEFSNSMLELAESIREKKLKAFVKPYNTLTVALMEQTYRKLREIGDEYITVSYTYDKGLTIDLIQDCSIVLWDQPGTGFLECLSGGIPTLVFWNRLYCEEEEWTRVDFEILERNGIVHRSIDTLTEEAVLLLKDPVAWMENSERKQAIDSFRKKYALTSEDWSADWKVYLKSLK, from the coding sequence ATGGATTTATCCACTCAAGTCGAGATAAGCGAGAATCGGGTCTTGCAACAAAATCAGAAATTCATTCGTGCGGAAGCGGTTTCGGAAAACGAAATCGGACTTCATTCTTTCGAAGGTAGACGCGGCGTAATCATACCGAAAGAAACGATAGAACGATTTTCGAAAATCTGTTCGGAATCTTGCAATCATCTGATTGATGAAATCGTAGAGAGACTGCATTCGGAGGTTGGGGATTCAGTTCCGAGAAACGCATTGGCCGTTCTGGTAAGAAGGGCGATCTTTCCTTTGACTCATTTCTACTGGAATCAGGTGATGAGATTACAAAGCTCTTTTCTCTCCGAAAAGGCGGAATCCATCTCCGTGTATTCGTTCGAAAATCGAACCGAGAAGGATATTCAAACTCCGGAAGAATTTGAAAGGCTGATTACTGCAGAACCGGAATTTAACGAATTTTTTATATTCTATTTATCTAAAATTTGGGATTTACATTCTACTTCGAATACGGAAGCGACGTTAGTAAGTCTCAATCTTCATAGTAAAATTGCACCGAAGAATAATTTGTTCGCCTTGGGCAAAGGCGTTAAACTCGGTAATAGATTCATCGGTTTAATGGAAAGGATTTTCAAAAGATTCTATCCGTTTTCTAAATTTCCGGTGCTTACGTTCGCAAATTCGGAAACGGCCCTAAGATTGAGAGGGATGTATCTATTCTCTTTCCGATTGATGACGCCGAAATGGTCCTTGTCAGCCGTTGATAAGGATCAAAACTTAAGAGAACGGATCTTCGATCTATCAAAGGACTCGGCTTCTCTTTTGTCCGATTTTTTTATCGAAATGGGCTTGAATGAAAAACGTTTTCTCAAGGCTGATGAGTTATTTAGAAAATTTTTAATTACTTATTTTCCGGTCCAATTCTTGGAAAGACTTACCGAAAATTACGCCGCTTCTTCCGATTGTTTTTTCAAGAATGATCGTAAGGCGATTCTTTCTTCCGGAGACGGAGATACTTTTTCTACGTATGCGATCGCCTATGCGAAAGCGAACGGATTTAAGATCATCAAAGCACAGCACGGCGGTCATTACGGATATTATAAGGACAATCGTCCCGCTTTGGATATAGAGTTGCCCGCAACGGACGTATTTTTGACCTGGGGTTGGACTCGCATGCATGAGGGATCTCAGTTGAATCACATTCAATGTATTCCTATGCCTTCTCCTTGGCTCTCGGAACGTAAGAAATATTGGAAACAATATAGGATCGGCGAGCCGAAGACATACGATCTTCTTTGGATGCCGCAGATGATGAAACGTTTTGTGGGCGCGCCTCAAGGAGCTTCGAGCATCCGCAGAGACGTCATCGAAGAATTTTCGAATTCTATGTTGGAGTTGGCCGAATCCATTCGTGAAAAAAAACTGAAGGCATTTGTAAAACCGTACAACACTCTCACCGTTGCATTGATGGAACAAACCTATCGAAAGCTCCGGGAAATAGGCGACGAGTATATTACGGTTTCCTATACTTATGACAAGGGATTGACGATCGACTTGATTCAAGATTGTTCGATCGTCCTTTGGGATCAACCCGGAACCGGTTTTCTCGAGTGTTTGTCCGGTGGAATTCCCACTCTGGTTTTTTGGAATCGACTTTATTGCGAAGAAGAAGAGTGGACGAGAGTTGATTTTGAAATTCTCGAAAGAAACGGAATCGTCCATCGTTCCATCGATACGTTGACGGAAGAAGCGGTTTTACTTTTAAAAGATCCAGTCGCCTGGATGGAGAATTCGGAGCGCAAACAAGCGATCGATTCTTTTCGAAAAAAATACGCGCTCACCAGCGAGGACTGGAGTGCGGATTGGAAAGTGTATCTCAAATCACTTAAGTAA